In the genome of Populus trichocarpa isolate Nisqually-1 chromosome 10, P.trichocarpa_v4.1, whole genome shotgun sequence, the window GTAGATGGGAAATAGATCTGACTGGACTTACCTCTACCAATAATACGTCCACGGTGAATAATTAACAACGTGGaaattttataatcatattatttacatattttatatatcagttttaattttaccatttgtAACAGATggttgaacttttttttttattcgaggaaacaccattttttttaaatgtattttgtaggtttaggtgagcgagtaaaaacTCTGACTATCCCAAACTCTTATAAAAGATATACATTCTGACTTAAACTCGAGATCTGCAATACAGTCTAAGTTGTTTTTTCTCATGCCATACCGGGTATAATAGTAGGTTTAACGGTTGGATCTATTGTCCACATGGACCAACAATAATCCTTCATTTGATGCTAACGAGCCTTGCTGGACAATTAAGGAATGGGTATTAGATTTGCACGTCAATATCACATTAATGTGATGGTAACATGCGTAATTAAACCCAGCAATAAAACACTATTGCACCAACAAAAAGAAAGTGTGAGAAATAGATATTAACAAAGTTGGAGAAAACCTCAAGACATTACATGCGCTGGTTGATAAGCTTTGGAAATTACTGATTtgggttgtggttgttttttaaaatattttttatttagaaatatattaaaataatatttttttattttttaaaaattatttttaatatcagcgcattaaaataatctaaaaatatatataaaaaattaattttaaaaaaaattaattttttttaaaacacttttaaaatataaaaataaacacgaagatattaaatgtaattattCAACATAGAGATCGTAAGTACTTGCAAAATAAGCTTATTGATGGATTTAAAGGATCCTCTAATACAGATGGACGCCTTTATAGTGACGTGTGTTTGCAGGGAAGATACCAGGGATGATGAAATGAGAGAATGCAAGCTTTATCTTCTCTCTCTAGTGTGCTTGCTTGCGGTAGAGTTGAtgagtttataattttatgtagaTCTGACTTATTGATTTACTATACCCAAACAACTAGTTTATAATTAGAACCTACCTACCTAGCTAGCTTGAACAACAActgcttatatatataatacaccTGACGGACTTGCATGaaaattaagctaaaaataGCAAGAGGCATCAAGGAGAGATCATCATGGAAGGTAGAGAGGAGGCGGCTCAGGAGTGGAGGCTAAAGAGGAGAGTGTgtgaaaaaaccctaaattttgCTTGGTATAAATGTAATTTGCTCAAACTTTAAGATTATTTATATAGTTTGATTCGGGTCGAGTCGGATAGAGCAATATCTATATCCTATACAAAtctgattttttgaatttggtTATTTCATGAATCCGAACTGAcaaattttttatccatttagATTGGTTCGGatcattatttattgattttagatGAAATTGTCATCCATACATGACATAATCGTCCGGCTACAGTtctattattgaattaattactgTGGAAGCCATCCTACCTGTTGCAATAGGTGAAAGGACATCTAGCTTGAAGGCCACTGAACAAGCTCTGCTGATGGTATCAATTTCAAGTTAGGGAAGACCAAGGAATCACAAAATAATGGGCAATGTATAATAGAACAAAGGCTTAGTTACTAAAATCAGAAAAGAAGaggattcaaaagaaaaacGATTAATCAAAGACATGGATTGTGAATTAGACTACCTTTAAATGATCAGTACTCCATGTGAGTATATTAGAAGAACTGCATGTGAGAAGGGGAAAgattttatacaaatatatattatactcACACCTTGCCAATTACTTGAACAATTAAGATATAAAAGAGTCTAATGAGCAATTATTCTATATTTAAGAGacagagaagaaaaatactaaGAAATAATCGAGGGAAATCCAAGAGGCGTTGAACTGTAGCGTGTAGAGGAAGcctcttgaagaagaagaagaagaagaagaaagaaatcctTTGTGGTAATCGTAAGACATAAAAGAGAACAAATACAGATCACGTAACCGGAGCTTGAGAATGGGCCAAGTCCAGCCCATTTCCAGATGAATGATCCATGAAATGAGCCAGCCACTTGCAAGTAGTCCTCTCTGTTCTCTAATCCTTCCACGTATCTGTCCTAGTTtctctttcatatatataccgAAACCCTTCTCTCGATCTGTATCTGACCGCCCTTTTTGTTAATCTGATTGATCATCATTGAAAGCAAGCTTTTCGTActtggaaagagaagaaaaatgtcTTCATTGGGGACATCAAAGGGGATCTTGGAGATTGCTAAATTCGGCGTTTATGTGACCGTTCCCGTTGTTCTTATGTACGCTTTCGCTAACAATACAAAGAATCTCCAGAAATTCATGGGAAATGTATGTATCCCCCCCTCTCTATAGATATATGtcgtttttgtttattttcttggttaATTGATTGCCCAAACTGGTATACGCATGTTAAGCTAATGCTAAAAAGATACTGAGATtctctttgcctttttttttatggaattagtTATTCTTTCATTTAATCATTGCTTTCGCTGTTTGCTCATGAACTTATAGTTGAAACCACACAGACTTGCCATGAATTATGTTGTTTGTCCATGTCTCTTTCAATATACCCTTGAGTTAACACTGCGATTAGGGTTTGGATGTGGTTCTCATTCACATTCTTTAGCTAAATCAACATTACTATGTTTTCTAGAGTGTTAACGTTGTTAGATTACGCACTCTCTCTAAAGTGTGGAGGCACAGTAACTGCAATTAGTTGCTGGCATTTGTGCTTCTCCTGATAGATGCAATCCAACCAGTACTTTATCGATCTTGAATAAGAATTCAGCCTAAATCTCAAGTTGCTGACTAAAcaagtttgttttaattttggtgCACACTGCGCCTTTTCTCACCCTGCCACCCGAGTTGTGATGGAACGTTGTTCTTGCTGTCTGCTCTGCCACAAGAAGGTAGATAAATGTTCTCTCCTTTCCAAGCTACCATAGACACACTGAAAGCATCTTTTTTGCACTGTGCATGAGAGAGTGGGCTAAACTCTGTCCAGCTCTCATTACAAGCTCCAACTTTCTTGCCACGAACTACCAACATCTGTCGATCCCAAAAGCCTCACGCATGCTCACACGCAAGACAAGATATATCATGTCTTTACTTTGTTGTCGAATGAGAAGACTTGAGGATCTAAATACGCCATCATCCATTATTAATATGAATCACTGTTGGAGTAGCTCTCTGGGTTCTAGCAAGAGAGATGGAGAGGATGTGAAATACTAAGGGGAAATAACAACAAGGGTAATGCCTAACAATATCAAGAAGAACCAAATTCACTAATTTTGGTTCCAGTAGAGAAGATAGCCGAAGAAAGAATTGATAAAGGGAAAGAAAGCTGATATTTTATTgcagaaaataaattacaaggAAAAGAGAACAAGTAGCCTCACAACACTCAAGAGAATCACTCTCATTTTGGAATCACACCAAAGACTATGAACTTCATTACAATCTAACCAACCCAGACATAcattctaaattaaatagaaattcaTATTACAGTTATTACTAGATAACTACCAACTAAGATAAGAATAATGACAGTTATAGTAACTTCTTCTGCCACTTGGAAGTATGAGATGATCTTTAATTATTGGTTATAACTTCCCCTTTCTTGCCAACGTGTACCACTGGAATTGTAGCCTCCATAGAATGTACTCCTTCACTTGAATTAGCTTGATTCCTGTCGGTTATTATGGCCTTCTGCTTGCCTTGGACTTGAGTGCTGTTACTTTGGTTACCCGAACTTGCATCAAAGGGCACAGTCCTGAGGTTATTGAGTTAGCCTGAGAgaatttgaaaaagataaaaatttactAATATTAAGCATATCAAGAAATTGAATGAGCTGCTGTTCAACAGGTCGTAAGTAATTTGAACTTGTGTTGTTGTGCTGGGTTAGGACTTGGTAGAGATGGAGGCTTTTGAGTTTAGACTTGAAGATAAAAGGTTTGTAGTTGAATTGTATTTGCATTGGGTTACATTTGAGGGCAAAGGAATAACTTTAGTGGTTGGAATTTAGAACTTCTGTTGCAGGTTTCCTCCGCAGCAACTTGAGATGGGTATAATTGAGTGGTTAAATTGTTGGAAATGAGTTGGAGAATTGCTGGTAATCAAGGTTTATGTTGATATGGTTGATAAGAGGTAATGATTTCAACAAGACTTTGGATGCTCCACACTTATACCCAAAGCACTGTCTGAGCAGAATCCTGAAACAGAAGTGCATAAAGAGGGAGGGAAAAAAGGAGAGCAGATCCTAGAGGCAACTTTGTGGAAGGTCCTCAACTAAAGTATCAAATGCCCTGTTTTCTAGGAAATTGCAACGACTGTGATTGTGTCTTTGCATATTAATTCACCTGATTTGTGGTATAAACCTTAAATTAGAACTTTACTTAACCCAAAACTAGTAAAGATTTGGTCTCAAAAACAAAGTAACCAATGCCTAAGCTGTAAAGAATGACATTAGGTGAAATGGACAGATATGATCCCTTGGCTTCACCATAGCTTTGACACCAGTTTATTGTAGTTTGCAAGAGTTGCGTTTCTGGGCAGTGACAAATTTACACCATCTTGATTGAGCTGTACGATGTGGTAATATTCTCTCGATGCAGTGCACCTAGAAACTTGCAGGTTTTTCTGAAACTGTTAATTTTCGTGTTACCTGGCCCTTTCATGAACATAGTCATCTGTCCTTGAGTGCTTGCTAAGGTTGGAGCCTCTGGTTTTCTGAAACGCACCTTTGATCAATTCTTTTAATCAtcttatcttgtttttcttttgcatgAAGCGTTCATACATAGTGTTCCCATCAAAGATAGTAAGACCTCCATCACCAGAGGAGATGAGGGAAAGGGCTCGAGAATTGGGTCGCAGGAACGATACTCATTGATGCTGACTGCAAGTCGCCATTGTAGCCtcacagtttttttttggtttcctaCCAACAGCATATATGTAATATGCAGCTGTATGCTCTGTGGATTTTGTTTcagtaattaaataatttttcctgTTTGGAGAAGTAGTAGATGAATGCTGTGGATGATATACAAAGACCCACATAAAACTGACTTAATGAAGGATGAATTTCCTTGCAGTAGGTTGCTCTGTCTTTATCTTCTTGCAATGCTTACGCCAATATCCAGTTATCCTCGTTGATTAAGGCACTCCCATATGATGCATGGACCTTTTGTTTATGATTTCAGGTTTCAAGTTAGTAATGGAGAAAATTCATCCTCGacttctatataaaatattgaaacacCACAGTATATATGCAGCGGTGTAACTTATGGAGTCTTATTTGGTCGGGGAAGCGAAAGATACTAAGGTATCATAAGTATTTTTGGGCAACTGTAGAGACTTGATGATTTTCTGTGAATTAGCAGCGACAGCCAACCAGCATCAATCTTTGACTTGTCAAGTAGACTAGTAAACTTCAGGGCTGTGTTAGAATGTCATTTCCAGCCTGGAGGTTGGTTGGTACTTTCAGCGCTCAATCATGAGCTGGTTAACCTGTTTATAtcataatcaaaacaatttcaatgTTTCAATATTGAGATAGGGTGGTATTAGAATAGATTGAATTATAGTAAATAGCAAAATGCATGGAAATCTGCGGGACAAGATTGGTGTATAGTAATAGTTCAAATACCTCTTCGAGTCATGGTGCGAAGTCCACTCTACCGGCAAGGGAACAAAGAAGGGGCCAATGCTTCGTCTCCCGTCATATCGATTCCAAGAAAAAGTAGGTAAGTATGTTCAATAAGCacaaaaaaatgtgattttacATGAAATTGATGCCCTCATGCGAAGAACTACAGCTTTAGAAGACTTGGTTACCAATTTCTCTATAGGATTCGATTGATGATTCCACCGCTCTCGAGCAATCTTGCCTTACCGGCTCACTTACGAGTTCTGTTAAAAAATCCAAGATGAATTCGAGGGTCTCCCCTCTTATGGCATGCCCTGAAAAGGACGACTGATTCAAGATTCAAATGAGATGCGCCCCAAGGCATAAAAGAAGCATTTTCTACGGGATTATGAAGGCTTCGTTTGAATACAATCgtgttttaaaatttgtttatctttaaattatttttttttatatatttttaggttattttaatatattaacattaaaaataaatttttaaaaataaaaaaatattattttaatatatttttaaataaaaatacaatttaaaaatcaatctataCATCAAAACAGGTCCGAAACTTCCTGGGAGATCTGCAGAATAAGAGTGGCGTCAGTAATCATCACTCCAGCTCGGAAATGAAAATAAACGAGCACCGGTAAAATGAACTGAAGTAGAGTAGACAGTAACAGCGAGGGCCCCAGACCGAGAGAGAAAGGCAGCGCCTCTCTGTCTGTCAAGTGTCTGATCCATCTGCTGTCAAAGTTTCCATCCAAGTGACGGGGAGTGAGAAAATGGTGCAAGTGGCCAGCCTGAGACCAATCAACGCTGAGAAAACGATATGTATTTGCAAGTAAGCCAATGACATGGTACGGTATCCTGCGTTTTCAGATGAAAAGAATGAACGACTGGTGGAGCCCTTTTGTGCCCTGCCCTCTCAAAGCGTTCTTATACATTGATAAAGGCATTTTGGGCCTTATCTATGACACCTTGCTCCGGGCCAGAGCGTTGCCCTAGGTTCATTTACAGCCCAAGTCCATTCCCATTGCTTGCCGGCTCTAGAACCCCTGAATAAAGAACAACCCTCTTGTTTTGCAAGAGCAAATCAGGACCTTTTTCTCCATAAAACCATCCAGTCTTGATCCAAGTcaacattaatttaaacaaacaaGCAATTCCATTGGGCTATACTATGGTAACTGATCTATGAAAAAAACTACAGTAAAATCGAACATGACGACCACTCCTTGCAAAAAGACCAGACATGTGTTTCCTcagaaaaaactcttttttgATTGGCTTggccttattgttttttttccacgACGCGTGTATGAAAAAATGAGGGCTCCTTCCTGATTCGACGTTAAAGTAAAGAGAGGCCGAATTTTCTCGGGTATTTTCCCGGTAAATTCTTGACTTAAAAACCAAGACTTGAAGtcaaggtatatatatatatgtatataaattaaAGCTGTAATGAGGGAGACTTATGCAGAGAGAGCTCTTTGCCTCTCAGAGTTCTCAGAGAATCAAGCCGGAGAAGCAAGAGGTacctttcttttttgcttttagtttcttttgttttatgtggCTTGGTGATTATATTGAAGCTTGGTTGCTAAGAAAGCGGAAGCCACAGCTTTAGTGgttctagttttcttttttaatcttttgcttGTTGGTCTTATATGAGCGACAATGTAATCTTCCCGTCtccttttagtgtttttattacTCCAtccattattttgatattttcctGTCTGCCATCATAGAACCATTCAGTAATTACTCCACATATATGTAATTTTCACCAGTTGGGttattatatttggtttttCTAAAGTGGGTTCCTGCCAGTTCAGGGCAGAAATGTGATTTTTGGAAGTTGGAGTCGGTTTTTCTGCTTCTGGGCATGTTATTGGATCCGGCTTGAACTCTTAGGCGGTTTGATTGGTATCATTTAACTTACTAATGTGAGTTGCCATATATGTATGCACTTGGTAGTCACTTAACCTTGCTTGCTATGCCTCTAATCCACTTCTGTTTCTGGCCAATGAAATTATGTTAGTTGTTGGTTCTTATGTGATATGCCCACCGCTagatgaaagaaagaagaaaaaatgttggTTGTTTCTGTACATGTGTGCACTTTAAAGTCAAGATAGATTGTGTTCGTGATTTTGGTGGAATCactgtttgtatttttatttttcttctttttgagaTGAAACCCTAAATATCAGCACTTGGCTATTTGGATGTTATTTAGTCTCGTATCAttgtttccaattttatttcttttacaggGTAATGCTTGTGGGCTTCTGATGTGTATGTGGATGCGGGATTTAGCAGATTATGCATTGAATAATATGTGATTGATGCCAGTTTGTCTTGGCTGTAGTTTCATTACAGGATTTGGCTTAAGAGTATATAATGGCATTGGAACTGGTACCCATAGGAACCATTTTGGCTGTGTTAACGAGCCAGGTTCTTAAAACTGCCCAGGCTGCAAAGGATGTTCTAATTGAGAAGGAGAGTTTCAAGGTTCTGGCAAAGCACCTCTTTGACATCGAATCAGTGTTAAAGGAACTGCAGCTTCAGAAATTGGATGACTCTAGAGCTGCCAGGCAAGCACTTGAAACCCTTGAAGCAGATGTCAAGAAGGCAAATAATTTGGTTGAGAAGTATAAAAACCGGGCCCGTTTCTACTTACTGGTAAAGTGTCGTCATATTGTAAATGAGGTGCAAGAAGTGACTAGGGATATCGGCAGGTCATTGGCTGCTTTATCACTTGCGAATACTGAAGTCCTCGCAGGGATATCTGACCAGATGAATAGGCTACAGGATGAAATGCGAAGGGCTGAATTTGAAGCTTCGCATTCTCAGCTTCAGATTGTTGACAAGTTAAACCAGGGTCTGCGTGACCAGAAACTCGACCAGGGTTTCGCTAATGACATCCTGGAAGAAATAGCCAGGGCTGTTGGTGTACCTGTAGAACCTTCAGAGATAAGCAAAGAGCTAGCAAGCTTTAGAAGGGAAAAGGAAGAAGCTGCCAATAGGAAAGAAAGAGCTGAAGTTCTATTCTTAGAGCAGGTTATCGAATTGCTTTCTCATGCTGATGCTGCTAGAGATTATGAAGAAATCACGAAGCAGTATTTTACGAGGCTTCAGGTTGTTGAGCGATTTGATGACAGGGAAGAATATATTACTCCACTTACTCCTTTCCTTTGTTGTATAAATGGGACTGTGATGACTGATCCTGTTAGCCTTTGTACTGGTACTACCTGTGAGAGAGCTGCCATTGAAGCTTGGTTTGACCGCGGAGAGAGAACTGACCCAGAAACAGGTGAGATTCTTGAAGATACAACTTTGAGGTCTAACGTCCGGCTCAGACAATCAATAGAGGAATGGAGAGAACTAAATTATTGCCTCAGAATCAGAGCTTCTAAGGCAAAGTTGTTAGCAAGTGCTGACTCATCTGTAGAAGAGGCCCTAAACCAAATGCAGGATCTGATGAGAGAAAATTCAATAAACAAGGATTGGATCTCCATAGGAGGTCTAACAGATATCATAATATGTATTCTTGGGACCAGTCATAACAAAGATGAGAAGAGGAAGATCTTAGTAACCTTAAAGGATCTCGTCAAAGGGCATGTAAGAAATAAGGTAAGCAGCATCGATAATAGTGCTCGTGCATTAAATCTTTAGGGGTGATTTTAAATCTGCCAGCAATTTTATCTTCCATACATCCCCCTAGcttaattgaactttattttaacTTTCATGTTTCTTGCACTCGTACAGCTTCTATGATGATTCTGATGCTGGGatgtaaaatccatgcaatataGCGATGATGCTATGAATAAAGCAgtatttg includes:
- the LOC7498048 gene encoding uncharacterized protein LOC7498048; the protein is MSSLGTSKGILEIAKFGVYVTVPVVLMYAFANNTKNLQKFMGNRSYIVFPSKIVRPPSPEEMRERARELGRRNDTH